ATGCTCGCGCTTCGGCAGCCTGCGGCCTCCGATCTGCGCTTCATCACCATTGCGCTCAAGATCGTCACCGACCTCGAGCGCATCGGCGACCTCGCCGTCAACGTCGCCGAGCGGGCCATCCAGCTCAACGAGCAGCCGCCGGTGCGGCCCTACGTCGACATCCCCCGCATGGCGGAGATCGCCGAGGACATGCTCAAGAAGGCCCTCGACGCCTTCGTCGCCAGCGACGCCGCCAAGGCCCGCGAGGTCCTCGAGCAGGACAACGAGGTCGACGAGCTCTACCACATGGTCTTCCGCGAGCTCGTGGAGATCATGACCGCCGAGCCCAGCGTGACCGCGCGGGGCATGGCGATCCTCTTCATCGCCAAGCATCTCGAGCGCATCGCCGACCACGCGACCAACGTGGCCGAGATGGTGATCTTCTACGTCGAAGGCCGCGACGTGCGGCACCCGAAGAGCCGCGTCCTGGCGTAGGTTTTCGCGCGTCGCTGGTCGTTTTCCAGCGACGCCCGTCAGGGCTCGAAGGCCGACGACTCCTTGCCGTCGACGTCGATCGAAGCGCGGCTCATCCGGGCCGCGTTCGTGGCGTAGCCCAGCCGCCCATGGCGGTCGACCGCGATGATCCCGCCCTCGCCGTTCACGCGACGAAGCTCGCGGAGCGCGTTTGCCGCCGCGACGTCCGCGGGCTCCCCTGCCGCTATGCGATCGCAGACGTGCTTCGACAGCACCACCCGGATAATCGCCTCTCCCTGCCCCGTCGCCGACACGGCGCCCGCCGCGTCGTCTGCGTAGAGGCCGCAGCCCGGCAACGGCGAATCGCCGACCCTCCCGGCGCGCTTCCCGCTCGTCCCCCCGGTCGAGGTCGCCGCCGCCACCCTCCCCGCAGCGTCGATCGCCACCGCCCCCACCGTCCCCGGCTTCGGCGCGATGAGCCTCGCGCGCTCCTGGCGCCACCGATCCAGGGCCCGCTGCGTGACCAGGAGCGAGGGCGGATGCGGCGCGACTCCCTGCTCCCGGGCGAACCGCTCGGCCCCATGCGCCGCGAGCAATACATGGGGTGAACGATCCATCACCAGCCGTGCCAGCCGGATCGGGTTCCTCACCGTGCGCACCGCTGCCACCGCCCCGGCGCGCAGCGAGGTGCCTTCCATGATCGCCGCGTCCAGCTCGACGTCGCCGTCCGCGTTCAGGCACGCGCCCGTCCCCGCGTTGAACAGCGGGTCGTCCTCCAGCGCCGCACACGCGGCCTCCACGGCGTCGAGGGCGCTGCCCCCTCCCGTTAGGATCGCGTGACCGATCCGCGCCGCCGCCAGGCAGCCCTCCGCACACGCGAGCGCGCGATCGTCGGAGGCGATCGGACCCGCCCCCCCGTGGACCAGAATCGAATGAGCCATGCCTCACGGTAGCACCGCGGCTCAACGCAACCGCAAGCCCGCCGAGCTTTTGACTCTGCGATCTATTGGATGTTACCTATCTCCATTGCTCCGGAGGGGATCCCCATGTCGCGGAAGCTCATCATTTCACTCGCGCTTTCCCTCGGGATCGTCGGCGGAAGCTGCCTCGCCGACATCGAATCCGACTGCGCGACCGACGCCGACTGCCCTGCAGGCCATCGCTGCGAGACCCACGGCGTGAAGATCTGCGTCGCCGACGACGGCGGTGCGGGCAGCGGGGGAACCGGGGGCAGCGGGAGCGACACGGGCAGCGGTGGCTCTGGCGGGAGCGTCGGCGGCACCGGCGGCTCCAGCGGAAGCGGGCACGAGACCGTCGATACCGTCCTCCCCGTCGAGGTCTTCGCCAGCGACGAGTTCGCCGCCTACCTCGGGGCCCACGCACGCGCGATCACCGAGCTGCGCTTCCGTACCCGCTTCGCCGGTATGGAGCCCGAGATCGTCCGCACGCCGGTCGACGCCGACTCGTTCGCGCTTGCAGCGGAATCCGGACGCTCCATCGCCTTCGAGCTGCCTATCACCCTGCCCAGGACCGAGGGCGCGACCTTCGACCTAGACGTCCAGGCCACCGCCCTCACCCTGGCCGGCGCCCCAGCGCACTTCGCCGCCGCCACCGCCGAGGTCGACGCGACCGCCCCCGACTCCCTCGCCGCCGTCCGCTTCGTGCTCTCCCTCTCCCCCGACTTCGACTACGACGGCGACGGCTATTCCGACGTCGTCGACTGCGATCCCGACGACCCGACCATCCACCCCGGCGCCGACGACCCCTGCGACGGCGTCGACCGAAGCTGCAACCCGGGCGTCTGCTACCTCCCCCTCCCCGCCGGCAAGACCGGCGTCCGCGATATCACCTGCGACGCGACCACGTGTCTTGTGGCCGTTGGGGGCAAGGATGGCGGGAAGGGAGCGATCCTGCGGTTCGACGCGACGCTGGCGGCGCCGGAGCCGCGGTCGGCGTTCGAGACGGACGATCCGCGGGGTCTCGCAATTCTGTCGTCAAACTCGACAACGCTATTTTACGAGGCATCAACAAGGACGATCTCGAGCGTTGGCGCAGACGACAGCGCGGGGAGGCAGTTTCTTGTCGGAGCGGGCCTTCGAGGCGTAATTTCGACTTCGCCGTTCGAGACAATGGCTTTTGCCTCGTTCGCGAGTGCACCGAGGTTACTGTCATTTGCGCCCACCGCACTCGCGGGTGCTCCCGGCGATCTCGAATGCGACGCGGGAGCGGAAGCGTGCACATTCATTCGGCTTGAGAATCTCTCAGATGGCGAATCAACGCTCGGGAACACCGCAACACCGAGTCGGATCGTCACTCGTCACACTGACTCGAATACCGACGGGATTGTTTACATCACTTTCCGCGAAGACAATCGTCTGGGTATAGCTACAGTCGACGCCGGGACCCGCCAGCTTGTTCCTGGCGCTTCGGGCCTACTCCATGCTCTCGCCACTGAACGACCGCGAGCACTTCACCTGAGCTCGAACGCAAAGGTTCTCTACGTCGCCGGTGGAATCGAATCGAACGGTGAGGCAGCCGCCATTTCTACCGGTCGGCTTCCTTCTAGCCACACCTCCACACCCTTCGATCTGCCTGCCGGCACCTGCCCGAGCGCCCTGAAGGTAATTGGATCCAAGCTCTTCGTCGCCGACGACTGCCAGGGCCGTGTCTGGGAGCTCGCGCTAGGCGCCGACGGACTTCCCGCAGCCGGCTTCGCGCCCGTCGAGCACGCGCTCCCGGGCTGCACCAAGCCGTCGATGCTCGCCAGCGTCCCGGCATCGGGCCAAGCCTCCGCAGCCCTCCTCGTCGGTTGCGCCGACGCGGACCGCATCGTCGTTCTCGGCCGCGACTAGCGCCGGCCCATTCGAACGAAACCGCGGAGTTGGCGAAAGCCCCGCCGGCTCCAGCGCGAGTGCGTGCGGAACGCCCGAGCCACATTCGAGCGCCATCTGCCCCGCTGAGAACGGATTGCCGACACGCACTCCAGCGTGACGACGGTCGATGTCAGACCGTCGTGAGACCATCGGAGGCATGGAATCCTCCGGTACGAACGAGCCTCTGGCCTCGGGCCCATCCACCTTCGTTCCGTTCGACTTCTCCGCGCTGGAGCGCGTCGGCGAGGAGATCGCCGAGGTCGCGGCCCGAATCGACGCGGCAAACTGGCGCCTCCTGACGCTCGTCCGGGAATTCGACGAGAGGAAGGGATGGGGCAACCAAGGAGCGCTCACCTGCGCCCACTGGCTCTCGTGGCGCATCGGCCTCGACCGCGGCGCCGCTCGTGAGAAGGTCCGCGTCGCCCGTGCCCTCGGACGGCTTCCCCTCGTAGACGACGCCATGCGACGCGGCCTCCTCAGCTACTCCAAGGCTCGCGCCATCACCCGCGTCGCCACGCCGGAGAACGAGGACGCCCTGATCGCCCTCGCCCGCACCGCGACCGGTAGCCAGATGGAGCGGATCACCCGCAGCTACCGCACCGTCCTGGAGCGAGGCGAAGACGGCCGCATTCCCGAGGTCGACACCGAACGCTGGGTCCGCGCCCGACACATCGAGTCAGGGATGATGCGCATCGAAGCCCAGCTCCCGGCAGACGAGGCCGAAGTCGTCCTGAAGGCTCTCGACGCCATCCGGTACGCCGGCAACGACGCCCTCCGCGCCCAGTCCCAAGCGGCACCAACCGACGCAGCGAACGAAGACGTAGCCGCCGAGGGCGAGGTCTCTACGGAGGCAGGCGTTTCCGCGGAGGCAGGCGTTTCCGCTGAAGCAGGCGTTTCCGCGGAGGCACGCGTTTCTGCGGAGGCAGGCGTTTCCGCGGAGGCGGGCGTTTCCGCGGAGGCAGGCGTTTCCGCTGAAGCAGGCGTTCCCGCAAGCGGAGGCGTCACCGCGACACCTGTGGACGTGCCATCCCGGCCCCGAAGGCGAACCTGGGCACAACAGTCGTTCGATCGCGCGGACGCCCTCCTCGCGCTTTCGGAGAGCGTTCTGCAAGCTCCCCAAGCGATCCGCTCAACGGGCGCGCCACGCTTCGAGGTCGTCGTCCATGTGGACGCGGATTCCCTGGCGGGGAGGAGCGAGGCGCTGGCGCACCTGGAGGACGGAACGTATCTCCCGATCGAGACGGCGGAGCGGCTGAGCTGCGATTCGCCGATTGTCGTGATGACCGTGGATTCGGAGGGGAATCCGCTCGACGTCGGTCGCCGAACCCGGGCGATCCCTCCGGCGCTGCGCCGGGCTATGCAGAAGCGGGACGGCGGCTGCCGCTTCCCGGGATGCACGCACACGCATTTCGTCGACGGCCATCACGTCGAGCATTGGGCGAAGGGCGGCGAGACGAAGCTCGACAACCTGGTGCTCCTCTGCCGGCAACACCACCGCCTCGTCCACGAGGAGGGCTTCCGGGTCGAGATGGAGGGCAAGGCCCCGGCCTTCTTCGACCCGCGCGGCCACCGCCTCGACGGCAGCCCCTACGTCCCGCGCATCGACGACCCCACCGGCCTGGACCGATACGCAGGATTCCTTTCGTGGCTCGACGCGCAGGAGGGGACGTCCGACCTCGTGGTTCCACCCGGGCCCGACTGCTATCCGTGGGATCTCCCGCTCTGTGTCGACGTCCTCGTCCAGCGATACGCCGGAGCCCTTCCTCCCCTCGACTATGACCACGCGCGAAACAAGCGCGCACCGTTGTCCGCCTCCACCCTGCTCACCTGAACCCAGGCCGGCGTCCCCGGCTTCGGGCTGCCGGCGTGCGGTAAACCTGTAAGCCTCTCATCCGCGGGTGCTTTCGCCACTGCCGTCCTGCGACGGCCGGGAACTGGCCGCTTCTACGCAAGGCTTTCGTGCGGGTGCAGACCCGCGCCTTTTTCCGCGAGGCTCTCGCGGGGCCCGAGGAAGGGTCGAACTCGCGGCTCGTCCGCGCGGGCTCTCGAGGTTCCGCCGCCGTCAAATCGAGGCCGAACCCGCACAAGTGCCGAAAAAAGGTGGCAGGAACGATGGACGACCATGACGATCGACGTCAGCGCTTGAGGGTCTCCTCGAAACGCGGCTCGATCGTCCGCCTCACGATGCGCCACCGGCCGGCTTCCTTCTTGAATCGATCATGATAGGTGCCGACCACGTGGACCTCTCGCCCCGTCTCCTTGAACCGGAGGAGCTCGCTCATCGTCGATCGCGCCACCGCGTTGGTCTCGTCCTCGAGCTCGATCGCTGTCGCCGTGACGTGGAACAACCGGACGTCGAGCTTGGGCATGTTGCCCTCGAGGAAGCCGAAGACGGCCTCCCGCCCGTCGAGGACCCAGGGATTCGGGGGCTGGCGCTCCCAGACGACGTCTTCACTGAAGAACGCGCGCAGCGTGTCCCACTCCTGATGGTTGATTGCGTCGCTGACCTTCTCGACGAGCTCGCGAATGGCGAGGCGCTCCAGCAGGTTGCGATCCGCCGACTCCTCATTCACCGCTATCGCTCCTTCAGGGGGTGGTCGGCCCACACCGACGCAAGAAATCGCAAGTGATACCAGTGGCGCGATCGAGATCGCCCGCCAAACTCCTGAGCTCGTCCCGGTGCCGCCCTTGGCGTTTCGGTGCCTTTTCATGTCCCAGGTTCTAGCGGGCTATCATTCGTCCGAGAACGACGGGAACGCGCATTCGAGCATGAAGAGAACCGAAAGAATCTCAACCGGTGCCCTCGCCTACCTTCCGATCTTCGTCGCCGTCGCCGAGCAACGGAGCTTCTCGGCAGCGTCGCGGATCTTGTCCATGTCGCCGTCTGCGGTGAGTCAGTCGATCGCGCGCCTCGAGCGAGAGCTCGGACTGTCCCTCTTCGTTCGAACGACGCGTAGCGCCCGGCTCACTGACGCGGGTGCACGGCTGCTCGCGGAGGCCGGTCCCCCTCTCGCGCTCGCGACCGCCGCGCTCACTGCGGTCAAGGCGGCACGCGACGAGCCGACTGGCGTGCTCCGGTTGAACATTCCGCGCGTCGCATGTCACGTCGCGCTGCCCGAGGCGCTCGCCGAGTTTGGGCGGCGCCATCCCGCCGTGCGGACGGAAGTGGTGGTGGACAACAACCCGATCGACATCGTGCGGGCCGGCTTCGACGCCGGCGTTCGCACGAGGGATTCGGTGCACCAGGACATGGTTCGCGTCCGCCTGAGCCCACCCTTGCGGCTGGTCGTCGTCGGCTCGCCGCGCTACTTCGCGCACCGCGGCCGGCCCTCGCATCCCCAAGAGCTCGTCGACCACGACTGCCTCGGATGGCGTTCGTTCTCCGGCAGCGGCCAGAGTCGCTGGACCTTCGTCGAGGACGGGCAGGAGCTCGAGGTCGGTGTGAGCGGACCGGTCTTGGCGAACGACGCGGCGCTCCTGATCTCGTGCGCGGAGAAGGACCTCGGCCTGGCCCTTGTCGCAGAGCCCGAGGCACGGCGCGAGGTCGCTCAGGGGAGCCTCGAGACCGTGCTCGACGATTACTCGATCGAGCTTCCTGGCCTCTTCCTCTACTTTCCTCGGAACGCGCGCGACATGCCGAAGCTTCGCGCGTTCGTCGACTGCGCCACCGCTCTGCTCGGGCCAGCGTCTCCACCGGGGTCGTAGGGCCGAACATCGCCTCCGGTGGCGGTGTCGCGCACTACCACTGGAATCCCTACCCGTCCCGCTCGAAACGCGGCGAGCCTGTAGTCCTCCGTCCGGGCGAGCTCGCTGCCGTCTCGGCGTGACGCTCGAGGATCGGGACGAGCCGCCGAAGGGTCTCGGCGAGCGCGTCCATGCGGCGGCTCCCGAGCTCCTCCCGTAGCTCGGATTCCACGCGGACGAGCACCTCCAGGCCGGCCAGCAGCTCCTTCCGCCCCGCTCGGGTGAATCGCACCCGCTTGGCCCTTCTGTCGCTCGGATCGGGGATCCGCTCGAGGAGGCCCTGCTCCTCGAGGTCGTCGACGAGCTCCCCCACGGCCTGCTTGCTCGTCCCGACGCGCGCAGCCAGCTCGGTGAGCTTGGTGCCGTCCAGGTCGAGGTGGGGGAGCAGCTGGGTATGAGCCATCCGAATCGACGGTCTCGTCGCCTGGACCCGCAGAATGGCCTGCTCGTTCCAGAGCCGCGCCGCCCGGAACAGGAGCTGGCCGACGCTCTGCTCCTTGGCCCGCTCCAGCTCGAGCGCGAAACCATCTCCCTTTCGATCGGTCGCCATGGCTGGAGACTAGCGGACCTCGGACGATTCGTCAGGTGCCTTGACGATTCTAGTCAGGCGACCTTACGATTCACCAGACCCGCTTCAGGAGCCGCGCATGGATTCGATCCTCCGCCGCATCGATGAAGGCCTCTGGACCGTCGACCTTCCGTTCTCGTTGATGGGGCTCTCGCTCGGCGCGCGCTCCACGCTGGCCCGCTTGCGCTCCGGCGGATTGTTCCTCTGTTCCCCGGGGCCGTTCGAGGTCGCTCACGTGGAAGCCATCCGATCGCTCGGGGAGGTCGAGGCGATCGTGGCTCCGAACTCCTTCCATCACCTCTACCTGCGACGAGCGGCGGAGCACTTTCCGCGAGCGCGCGTCTTCCTCGCCCCGGGCCTGCGGGAGAAGGTGCAGAACCTGCCCGCCGGAGAGGAGCTCCGCGACGAAGCGCCGGAGCCGTGGACCGGCGCGATCGAACAGCTCGTCGTCGCCGGGAGCAAGGCGAACGAGGTCGTCTTCTTCCACGCCGCGACCCGCACCCTCGTCCTCACGGACCTCGCGTTCAACGTTCGCCGAGGCGGGGCCTGGACGCGTCTCGGCATGAAGCTCAACGGCGGC
The Vulgatibacter incomptus DNA segment above includes these coding regions:
- the phoU gene encoding phosphate signaling complex protein PhoU, whose product is MFHTDKIYEAELTELREKLLTVGGIVEQAIVRSVQALAERDSALARAVVADDRRVNLLEVEIDELCLRMLALRQPAASDLRFITIALKIVTDLERIGDLAVNVAERAIQLNEQPPVRPYVDIPRMAEIAEDMLKKALDAFVASDAAKAREVLEQDNEVDELYHMVFRELVEIMTAEPSVTARGMAILFIAKHLERIADHATNVAEMVIFYVEGRDVRHPKSRVLA
- a CDS encoding isoaspartyl peptidase/L-asparaginase family protein, translated to MAHSILVHGGAGPIASDDRALACAEGCLAAARIGHAILTGGGSALDAVEAACAALEDDPLFNAGTGACLNADGDVELDAAIMEGTSLRAGAVAAVRTVRNPIRLARLVMDRSPHVLLAAHGAERFAREQGVAPHPPSLLVTQRALDRWRQERARLIAPKPGTVGAVAIDAAGRVAAATSTGGTSGKRAGRVGDSPLPGCGLYADDAAGAVSATGQGEAIIRVVLSKHVCDRIAAGEPADVAAANALRELRRVNGEGGIIAVDRHGRLGYATNAARMSRASIDVDGKESSAFEP
- a CDS encoding putative metal-binding motif-containing protein is translated as MEPEIVRTPVDADSFALAAESGRSIAFELPITLPRTEGATFDLDVQATALTLAGAPAHFAAATAEVDATAPDSLAAVRFVLSLSPDFDYDGDGYSDVVDCDPDDPTIHPGADDPCDGVDRSCNPGVCYLPLPAGKTGVRDITCDATTCLVAVGGKDGGKGAILRFDATLAAPEPRSAFETDDPRGLAILSSNSTTLFYEASTRTISSVGADDSAGRQFLVGAGLRGVISTSPFETMAFASFASAPRLLSFAPTALAGAPGDLECDAGAEACTFIRLENLSDGESTLGNTATPSRIVTRHTDSNTDGIVYITFREDNRLGIATVDAGTRQLVPGASGLLHALATERPRALHLSSNAKVLYVAGGIESNGEAAAISTGRLPSSHTSTPFDLPAGTCPSALKVIGSKLFVADDCQGRVWELALGADGLPAAGFAPVEHALPGCTKPSMLASVPASGQASAALLVGCADADRIVVLGRD
- a CDS encoding HNH endonuclease signature motif containing protein, with the protein product MESSGTNEPLASGPSTFVPFDFSALERVGEEIAEVAARIDAANWRLLTLVREFDERKGWGNQGALTCAHWLSWRIGLDRGAAREKVRVARALGRLPLVDDAMRRGLLSYSKARAITRVATPENEDALIALARTATGSQMERITRSYRTVLERGEDGRIPEVDTERWVRARHIESGMMRIEAQLPADEAEVVLKALDAIRYAGNDALRAQSQAAPTDAANEDVAAEGEVSTEAGVSAEAGVSAEAGVSAEARVSAEAGVSAEAGVSAEAGVSAEAGVPASGGVTATPVDVPSRPRRRTWAQQSFDRADALLALSESVLQAPQAIRSTGAPRFEVVVHVDADSLAGRSEALAHLEDGTYLPIETAERLSCDSPIVVMTVDSEGNPLDVGRRTRAIPPALRRAMQKRDGGCRFPGCTHTHFVDGHHVEHWAKGGETKLDNLVLLCRQHHRLVHEEGFRVEMEGKAPAFFDPRGHRLDGSPYVPRIDDPTGLDRYAGFLSWLDAQEGTSDLVVPPGPDCYPWDLPLCVDVLVQRYAGALPPLDYDHARNKRAPLSASTLLT
- a CDS encoding nuclear transport factor 2 family protein translates to MNEESADRNLLERLAIRELVEKVSDAINHQEWDTLRAFFSEDVVWERQPPNPWVLDGREAVFGFLEGNMPKLDVRLFHVTATAIELEDETNAVARSTMSELLRFKETGREVHVVGTYHDRFKKEAGRWRIVRRTIEPRFEETLKR
- a CDS encoding LysR family transcriptional regulator, which encodes MKRTERISTGALAYLPIFVAVAEQRSFSAASRILSMSPSAVSQSIARLERELGLSLFVRTTRSARLTDAGARLLAEAGPPLALATAALTAVKAARDEPTGVLRLNIPRVACHVALPEALAEFGRRHPAVRTEVVVDNNPIDIVRAGFDAGVRTRDSVHQDMVRVRLSPPLRLVVVGSPRYFAHRGRPSHPQELVDHDCLGWRSFSGSGQSRWTFVEDGQELEVGVSGPVLANDAALLISCAEKDLGLALVAEPEARREVAQGSLETVLDDYSIELPGLFLYFPRNARDMPKLRAFVDCATALLGPASPPGS
- a CDS encoding MarR family winged helix-turn-helix transcriptional regulator; amino-acid sequence: MATDRKGDGFALELERAKEQSVGQLLFRAARLWNEQAILRVQATRPSIRMAHTQLLPHLDLDGTKLTELAARVGTSKQAVGELVDDLEEQGLLERIPDPSDRRAKRVRFTRAGRKELLAGLEVLVRVESELREELGSRRMDALAETLRRLVPILERHAETAASSPGRRTTGSPRFERDG
- a CDS encoding DUF4336 domain-containing protein gives rise to the protein MDSILRRIDEGLWTVDLPFSLMGLSLGARSTLARLRSGGLFLCSPGPFEVAHVEAIRSLGEVEAIVAPNSFHHLYLRRAAEHFPRARVFLAPGLREKVQNLPAGEELRDEAPEPWTGAIEQLVVAGSKANEVVFFHAATRTLVLTDLAFNVRRGGAWTRLGMKLNGGFGRFGPTRVLRSTIHDRAAFAASMERIASWDFDRVIVTHGDVVETGGRELFRQAFEL